From the genome of Acropora palmata chromosome 4, jaAcrPala1.3, whole genome shotgun sequence, one region includes:
- the LOC141878858 gene encoding high mobility group protein B3-like has protein sequence MPKSGKDPNKPKGKRNPYSLFLQQEREAMKKIEADAIELNAEDENPSNFLEFSKACAEKWKALGEEEKQPYKEAAEKDKIRYQNEMANYTPPEVRGSKTRRGKKPKDKNRPKGAKNPFMCFSESRRPQLKDANPEAPTKEIAKMLGELWRNMSDQEKEPYVKLALRDKERYDEEMTAFIKGDYVVPAASMPTDMVEAEE, from the exons ATGCCGAAGAGCGGTAAAGACCCCAACAAACCCAAGGGAAAACGAAACCCATACAGCTTATTCCTCCAGCAGGAAAGGGAAGcgatgaaaaaaatagaagctgATGCGATAGAGCTGAATGCAGAGGACGAAAATCCATCAAACTTTTTGGAGTTTTCGAAGGCTTGTGCGGAAAAATGGAAGGCGCTAGGAGAAGAGGAGAAGCAACCATACAAGGAAGCTGCCGAAAAGGATAAGATAAGGTATCAAAACGAAATGGCAAATTACACGCCGCCAGAAGTCAGGGGAAGTAAGACTCGAAGAGGAAAGAAACCGAAAGACAAAAACCGGCCAAAGGGAGCCAA aaatCCGTTTATGTGCTTTAGCGAGTCAAGACGACCACAATTGAAGGACGCTAATCCAGAAGCTCCTACTaaggaaattgcaaaaatgctTGGAGAGTTGTGGAGAAACATGAGCGATCAAGAGAAGGAGCCCTATGTAAAACTGGCCCTGCGCGACAAGGAAAGATATGACGAGGAAATGACGGCCTTTATAAAAGGGGACTACGTTGTGCCTGCCGCAAGCATGCCGACAGACATGGTTGAGGCTGAGGAATAA